In a genomic window of Lathamus discolor isolate bLatDis1 chromosome 4, bLatDis1.hap1, whole genome shotgun sequence:
- the LOC136014002 gene encoding collagenase 3-like encodes MMQSRLSTVFFFLLGLSFCLTIPIPLEDSHEFTEKDLQFAEHYLRTHYGLHPNPAGIMRKSANTVASKLREMQAFFGLEVTGKLDEETYELMQKPRCGVPDVGEYNFFPRKLKWSKPNLTYRIMNYTSDLRRAEVDRAFKKAFKVWSDVTPLNFTRIRSGVADIMISFGTKEHGDFYPFDGPSGLLAHAFPPGPDYGGDAHFDDDEAWSDDSRGYNLFLVAAHEFGHSLGLEHSRDPGALMFPIYTYTGKTGFVLPDDDVQGIQELYGAGDKDPNPKHPKTPEKCDAELSLDAITELRGEMLIFKDRFFWRLHPQIVDAELVLLKSFWPELPNKIDAAYENPIKDLVFMFKGKKVWALNGYDIVEDFPKKIYEMGFPKEMRRIDAAVHIKDTGKTLFFSGNKFWSYDEEAEVMEAGYPRLIEDEFAGIGDRVDAVYQRNGYLYFFNGPLQFEYSIWSKRIVRVLHTNSIFWC; translated from the exons CATGAATTCACAGAGAAAGACCTTCAGTTTGCAGAG CACTATCTCAGGACTCATTATGGTCTCCATCCAAACCCTGCTGGCATAATGAGGAAGAGTGCCAACACAGTGGCATCTAAACTCCGAGAAATGCAAGCTTTTTTTGGATTGGAGGTGACAGGCAAATTAGATGAAGAAACCTATGAGCTGATGCAGAAACCAAGATGTGGTGTCCCAGATGTGGGGGAATATAACTTTTTCCCTAGAAAACTGAAATGGTCAAAACCTAATTTGACCTACAG AATTATGAATTACACTTCCGATCTGAGACGTGCTGAAGTAGACAGAGCTTTCAAAAAAGCATTCAAAGTTTGGTCTGATGTGACACCACTTAATTTCACCAGAATACGAAGTGGTGTAGCCGATATCATGATCTCCTTTGGCACTAAAG AACATGGTGACTTTTACCCCTTCGATGGACCCTCTGGATTACTGGCTCATGCTTTTCCTCCGGGTCCAGACTATGGAGGAGATGCTCATTTTGATGACGACGAAGCTTGGTCAGATGATTCTAGAG GGTATAACTTGTTTCTTGTTGCTGCCCATGAATTTGGTCATTCACTGGGACTTGAACACTCCAGAGACCCCGGAGCTCTGATGTTTCCAATTTACACATACACTGGAAAAACTGGTTTTGTGCTTCCTGATGATGATGTGCAAGGGATCCAAGAGCTCTACG GTGCTGGAGACAAAGATCCCAAcccaaaacatcccaaaacacCAGAGAAATGTGATGCAGAATTGTCACTTGATGCAATAACAGAACTTCGTGGAGAAATGCTGATATTCAAGGACAG GTTTTTCTGGCGACTGCACCCTCAGATAGTTGATGCAGAACTGGTGTTACTTAAGTCCTTTTGGCCAGAGCTTCCAAATAAAATAGATGCAGCTTATGAAAACCCCATCAAAGATCTTGTGTTCATGTTTAAGG gaaagaaagtCTGGGCTTTGAATGGCTATGACATAGTTGAAGACTTTCCTAAAAAGATATATGAAATGGGGTTCCcaaaagaaatgagaagaataGATGCAGCTGTCCATATCAAAGACACTGGCAAgactctctttttttctggaaataagTTTTGGAG TTATGATGAAGAGGCAGAGGTTATGGAAGCAGGCTACCCCAGGCTGATAGAGGACGAATTTGCAGGAATTGGTGATAGAGTGGATGCAGTCTATCAAAGAAATG gTTATCTCTACTTCTTCAATGGTCCACTGCAGTTTGAATACAGCATCTGGAGCAAAAGAATTGTCCGTGTCCTGCATACTAATTCCATTTTTTGGTGCTGA
- the LOC136014003 gene encoding stromelysin-1-like: MKTKILSFLGLLYVACSCAFPVGPEKENEDMQFAKKYLENFYDFKEEKSSLFKAKDFNRMADKIREMQSFFGLEVTGELNHKTVDIMKQPRCGIPDVRSYSTFPQSPRWKKEDVTYRILNYTPDMLQEDVEEAIAKAFQLWSSVTPLRFTRVYSGQADIMISFASGFHGDFYSFDGPGGTLAHAYPPGSGIGGDAHFDEDENWTKFTTYSGYNLFLVAAHELGHSLGLGHSNVFGALMYPIYMARDTRNYRLPQDDIDGIQALYGPPRESSALPTKAFPPQEPTEMTPAEAPTEMSPREEPTEMTPSKPPTRPEDCDPHLTFDAITTLRGEILFFKDSYVWRKSPYFSSIEHDTISSFWPSLAAGFDAAYEVDKRDRVIFFKDDQYWAVSGYSIEPGFPKPIQNLGFPSSIGKIDAAVHDQNNKKTYFFIGNKYWSFNENTQSMERGYPRKIAADFQGIGHRVDAALQKNGHFYFFHGSNQYEVDIKNKKLVHIMKSNSWFNC, translated from the exons ATGAAGACAAAGatcctttctttccttgggTTACTATATGTTGCATGTTCTTGTGCTTTCCCAGTGGgtccagaaaaggaaaatgaagatatGCAGTTTGCTAAG AAATACCTGGAAAATTTTTATGAttttaaggaagagaaaagtTCTCTCTTTAAAGCAAAGGACTTCAATCGCATGGCTGACAAAATCCGAGAAATGCAGTCATTCTTTGGGCTAGAGGTGACTGGGGAGCTGAACCATAAGACAGTGGATATCATGAAGCAGCCTAGATGTGGAATACCGGATGTCCGTTCATACAGCACCTTCCCACAGAGCCCTAGGTGGAAGAAAGAAGATGTGACTTATCG GATTTTGAACTACACTCCCGACATGCTACAAGAGGATGTAGAGGAAGCAATTGCAAAAGCtttccagctctggagcagtgTGACCCCTTTGAGATTCACCAGGGTCTACAGTGGTCAAGCAGATATAATGATCTCCTTTGCATCTGGAT TTCACGGTGACTTCTATTCCTTTGATGGTCCAGGAGGAACTCTGGCTCATGCCTACCCACCTGGCAGTGGGATAGGAGGAGATGCCCACTTTGACGAAGATGAAAACTGGACCAAATTTACTACCTATAGTG gGTACAACTTATTTCTTGTTGCTGCTCATGAGTTGGGTCACTCACTAGGTCTTGGTCATTCCAATGTCTTTGGTGCTTTGATGTATCCTATATATATGGCCAGGGATACAAGGAACTACAGGCTTCCTCAGGATGACATTGATGGCATTCAGGCCCTCTATG GACCCCCCAGGGAATCTTCTGCACTTCCAACGAAAGCTTTTCCCCCACAAGAACCAACTGAAATGACACCTGCAGAAGCACCAACTGAAATGTCACCCCGGGAAGAGCCAACAGAAATGACGCCCTCCAAACCCCCCACAAGACCAGAGGACTGTGACCCTCATTTGACTTTTGATGCTATCACCACTCTCCGTGGGGAAATACTGTTCTTCAAAGACAG CTATGTTTGGCGTAAAAGTCCATATTTCTCAAGCATTGAGCACGACACCATCTCCTCATTCTGGCCATCACTGGCAGCTGGATTTGATGCTGCTTATGAGGTTGACAAGAGAGATCGAGTGatattttttaaag ATGACCAGTACTGGGCTGTCAGTGGCTATAGCATAGAGCCAGGCTTCCCTAAGCCTATTCAGAACCTGGGCTTCCCCAGCAGCATTGGGAAAATTGATGCAGCTGTTCATGAtcaaaataacaagaaaaccTATTTCTTTATAGGCAACAAGTACTGGAG tttcaaTGAAAATACCCAATCAATGGAAAGGGGATATCCAAGAAAAATAGCTGCTGACTTCCAAGGAATTGGCCACAGAGTTGATGCTGCCCTGCAGAAAAATg GACATTTCTACTTTTTCCATGGATCAAACCAGTATGAGGTTGACATCAAGAACAAGAAACTTGTCCATATAATGAAAAGTAACAGCTGGTTTAATTGCTAG